A single window of Leptolyngbya ohadii IS1 DNA harbors:
- a CDS encoding lipid-A-disaccharide synthase: MGFPLARLDRSQIRISLILSPCPTPNLLPSTHSSTHPPIHSKMPTDLLLLSNGPGEITTWVRPVVKALRQKLGNDRSQIRISLILSPCPNASGKEVEIAQSYPEIDRVQDAKHFFPFLLWGKTADHWDWHDRGVVLFLGGDQVFPVIIGKRLGYKTVIYGEWDTRWHGWIDRFGVMKSELIDRMPPKYRSKAAVVGDLMGEAGAVGRAGEQGSRGQGRSPLIGLLPGSKAAKLAQGVPLTVAIAEEIQTVLPEAKFVVPVAPTLDIRTLAKFGDPAQNPVSQYFRSGTVHLKQSGDASYLDNDRGLKIALRTDFPAYELLAQCDLCLTTVGANTAELGSLAVPMIVMIPTQQLDAMRAWDGIPGLLVNLPGVGTAMAKLINGWFLRKKRLLAWPNIWAGEEIVPERVGNLQPQTIAQEALDLLTHPEKLAKISDRLRQARGEAGAADRLAAIVCEEVNE; encoded by the coding sequence ATGGGATTCCCGCTGGCACGGCTGGATCGATCGCAAATCCGCATCTCCCTCATCCTCTCCCCCTGCCCCACCCCCAACCTGCTACCATCAACCCACTCATCCACCCATCCACCCATCCACTCAAAAATGCCCACCGACCTCCTCCTCCTCTCCAACGGACCCGGCGAAATCACCACCTGGGTACGCCCCGTCGTTAAAGCACTCCGACAAAAACTCGGCAACGATCGATCGCAAATCCGCATCTCCCTCATCCTCTCCCCCTGCCCCAACGCCAGCGGCAAAGAAGTTGAAATCGCCCAATCCTACCCAGAAATCGATCGCGTCCAGGATGCCAAACATTTCTTCCCATTCCTCCTCTGGGGCAAAACCGCAGACCATTGGGACTGGCACGATCGCGGTGTGGTTCTCTTCCTGGGCGGTGATCAGGTCTTTCCCGTCATCATCGGCAAACGGCTGGGCTACAAAACCGTCATCTACGGCGAATGGGATACCCGCTGGCACGGCTGGATCGATCGCTTTGGCGTGATGAAGTCCGAACTAATCGATCGAATGCCACCCAAGTACCGGAGTAAGGCAGCGGTGGTGGGGGATTTGATGGGGGAGGCGGGAGCGGTGGGAAGAGCAGGGGAGCAGGGGAGCAGGGGGCAGGGGAGAAGTCCTTTGATTGGGTTGTTGCCGGGGTCGAAGGCGGCGAAGTTAGCGCAGGGGGTGCCGCTGACGGTGGCGATCGCGGAGGAGATTCAGACCGTTCTGCCGGAGGCGAAGTTTGTGGTTCCGGTTGCGCCCACGCTGGATATTCGGACATTAGCAAAGTTTGGTGATCCGGCTCAGAATCCCGTAAGTCAGTATTTTCGATCGGGCACGGTTCACCTGAAGCAGAGCGGTGATGCCTCCTATCTGGACAACGATCGCGGCTTAAAGATTGCCCTGCGAACCGACTTCCCTGCCTATGAACTGCTGGCACAGTGCGATCTTTGCCTCACCACCGTCGGCGCAAATACCGCAGAGCTAGGCTCACTGGCAGTCCCCATGATCGTGATGATTCCCACTCAGCAACTTGACGCAATGCGAGCCTGGGACGGCATCCCCGGACTGCTCGTAAACCTTCCGGGAGTCGGCACGGCAATGGCAAAGCTAATCAACGGTTGGTTTCTGCGGAAAAAACGCCTGCTGGCGTGGCCCAACATCTGGGCAGGCGAAGAAATTGTGCCGGAGCGAGTCGGAAATCTCCAGCCCCAAACGATCGCCCAGGAAGCCCTGGATCTGCTCACCCATCCCGAAAAGCTGGCAAAAATTAGCGATCGACTGCGGCAGGCAAGGGGAGAAGCGGGGGCGGCGGATAGGTTGGCGGCGATCGTTTGTGAAGAGGTGAACGAATAA
- a CDS encoding ABC transporter ATP-binding protein yields the protein MLYIHDLHKSYGARSVLRGLSLSIAPGEVYGLLGPNGAGKTTTINILCNLLHADSGTIRVNQQPITHATKSLIGIAPQENLIYRSLTCAENLNFFAQIYGLSRAARKRQIDRALTQVGLIDRAHSVAETLSGGMQRRLSLAIALVHQPKLLILDEPTTGLDIETRFEVWRLIQTLQQQGMTILLTTHLLDEAERLCDRIGILKQGQIIAEGSFPQLRQHIPAEEILLIQTPDESAAIDRAQTLGYPMRRYGNALAFWLPQSMPLKEIIDQFEGISLDSIARQPVRLEHIYIELMQSPDRQS from the coding sequence ATGCTCTACATCCACGACCTCCACAAAAGCTACGGAGCGCGATCGGTTTTACGCGGACTCAGCCTCTCGATCGCCCCCGGAGAAGTCTACGGCTTACTGGGACCCAACGGCGCAGGCAAAACCACCACCATTAATATTCTCTGCAACCTGCTCCACGCCGACAGCGGCACGATTCGCGTTAATCAGCAGCCCATCACCCACGCCACCAAATCCCTCATCGGCATCGCGCCCCAGGAGAATCTAATCTACCGCAGCCTTACCTGTGCCGAAAATCTTAACTTCTTCGCCCAAATCTACGGCTTATCCAGGGCAGCACGAAAACGCCAAATCGATCGCGCCCTCACCCAGGTTGGACTGATCGATCGCGCCCACAGCGTCGCCGAAACCCTCAGCGGCGGAATGCAGCGTCGTTTAAGCTTAGCGATCGCCCTCGTCCACCAGCCAAAACTACTCATCCTCGATGAACCCACCACCGGACTCGACATCGAAACCCGCTTTGAAGTCTGGCGCTTGATTCAGACCCTCCAGCAGCAGGGCATGACCATCCTCCTCACCACCCACCTCCTCGACGAAGCCGAACGGCTCTGCGATCGCATTGGCATCCTCAAACAGGGACAGATCATCGCCGAAGGCAGCTTCCCCCAACTCCGCCAGCACATCCCTGCCGAAGAAATCCTGCTCATCCAAACCCCAGACGAATCCGCTGCAATCGATCGCGCCCAAACCCTCGGCTATCCCATGCGACGCTACGGAAATGCTCTCGCCTTCTGGCTGCCCCAATCCATGCCGCTAAAAGAAATCATTGATCAATTTGAAGGAATCTCCCTGGATTCGATCGCCCGTCAGCCCGTCCGGTTAGAGCATATTTACATTGAGCTAATGCAATCGCCCGATCGACAGTCATAG
- a CDS encoding ABC transporter permease, with protein sequence MNDWRKYWREILAVAQRILTELARRRRSLIFWTIFPILLLLLNGTILASRANLETAAAYGQAAPVTLVGAALFFSCLGGSVATVVSEREHQTLKRLFLSPLSGISYFLGIFLAHSAIGFGQAFLIGGIAAALGAEFKGSWLLGGIIILLSILAYVGVGFILGTQFARRTEDVNALVAAFGVPLLILGGTFLPASLFPDSLLRLAKFDPIYHMNEAMLNVAANGSTLSDIAGHFQFLLLFALAMVIAGGLSYARMLQQERRL encoded by the coding sequence ATGAATGATTGGCGCAAATATTGGCGAGAAATCCTGGCAGTCGCCCAACGCATCCTCACCGAACTGGCACGGCGACGACGTAGCCTCATCTTCTGGACAATTTTCCCCATCCTGCTATTGCTGCTCAACGGCACCATTCTCGCCAGTCGCGCCAATCTAGAAACCGCCGCTGCCTATGGTCAAGCCGCACCCGTTACCCTCGTCGGCGCAGCCCTATTCTTTAGCTGTCTGGGCGGCAGCGTTGCCACCGTCGTCTCCGAACGCGAACACCAAACCCTGAAGCGGCTCTTTCTCTCCCCCCTCTCCGGCATTTCCTACTTCCTCGGCATCTTCCTGGCACATAGCGCGATCGGTTTCGGTCAGGCATTTTTGATTGGCGGCATCGCCGCAGCCCTGGGCGCAGAATTCAAAGGATCGTGGCTTCTGGGCGGTATCATTATCCTGCTCAGCATCCTGGCGTATGTCGGCGTAGGTTTCATTCTGGGCACCCAGTTCGCCCGCCGCACCGAAGATGTCAATGCCCTCGTCGCCGCCTTTGGAGTGCCCCTGCTGATTCTGGGTGGAACCTTTCTGCCTGCCTCTCTGTTTCCCGACTCCCTGCTGCGGCTGGCAAAATTCGATCCCATCTATCACATGAACGAGGCAATGCTCAACGTCGCCGCCAACGGCAGCACCCTCAGCGATATCGCCGGACATTTTCAGTTCCTCCTCCTCTTTGCCCTGGCAATGGTGATCGCAGGCGGATTGTCCTACGCCCGAATGCTCCAGCAGGAAAGGAGACTGTAA
- a CDS encoding GNAT family N-acetyltransferase, whose amino-acid sequence MGEFLPRFTQRLILRRFTADDLDRFLAYRQDPQVARFQGWKMLSADEAKAFIQEMNQAAIGVPGEWFQVAVAHRQSNQLVGDIGMNVDLDDPAIVEIGFTLARAEQGKGYAQEAVQALIASLFELGTVTRIVGITDGRNQRSINLMMRLGMGLVRSEEVEFRNERCVEQTFELRKIDS is encoded by the coding sequence ATGGGCGAATTTCTTCCCCGGTTTACCCAGCGGCTCATTCTGCGTCGATTTACTGCGGATGACCTCGATCGATTTTTGGCGTACCGTCAAGATCCGCAAGTTGCCCGATTTCAGGGCTGGAAAATGCTCTCAGCAGATGAGGCAAAAGCGTTTATTCAGGAGATGAATCAGGCGGCGATCGGGGTTCCGGGGGAGTGGTTTCAGGTTGCGGTTGCCCATCGGCAGTCAAATCAACTGGTGGGAGATATCGGAATGAATGTTGATCTCGATGATCCGGCGATCGTGGAAATTGGATTTACGTTAGCCAGAGCGGAACAGGGAAAAGGTTACGCCCAGGAAGCGGTTCAGGCTTTGATTGCCTCGCTATTTGAATTGGGAACCGTGACGAGAATTGTTGGGATAACGGATGGACGAAATCAGCGATCGATTAATTTGATGATGCGATTGGGAATGGGACTGGTGCGATCGGAGGAGGTGGAGTTTAGGAATGAACGCTGTGTGGAGCAAACGTTTGAGCTAAGAAAGATTGATTCCTAG
- a CDS encoding aromatic ring-hydroxylating dioxygenase subunit alpha, with protein MQDPASSKPKATYQDVRQLGINLNHWYAIALSREVSQKPVGMTLWEKPIVLYRDSQGKVQALDDRCPHRYVKLSRGQVVGDAIECAYHGWQISGEGECVVIPYLESHQRLPACRVRSYPVREQDGFVWVFPGDVERAEEIAPMGLPEWEHLNYIGSVTTIECEAHFSFLIENLMDMYHGHLHQSYQAWADPQLQELTQTDDRVDVLYQAQSYYRIDKIWSISQLFFPQLRRLHPEPLTVSYVYPHWASALGEDFKIYCLFCPIGLTHTRAYLLHFTSLNAFHRLHKLPVRFRRFVKDSLFGSAKGLLDGLVRQDVEMLEDEQQAYLSSVRDGQRPVQPLELNRALMSVQKLIRVQGLRD; from the coding sequence ATGCAAGATCCAGCCTCTTCTAAACCGAAAGCGACTTATCAGGATGTGCGGCAGCTAGGGATTAATCTGAATCACTGGTATGCGATCGCCCTCAGCCGTGAAGTTTCCCAAAAACCTGTGGGGATGACTTTGTGGGAGAAGCCGATCGTCTTGTATCGCGATTCTCAAGGAAAGGTGCAGGCGTTGGACGATCGCTGTCCGCATCGGTATGTGAAGCTGAGCCGGGGGCAGGTGGTGGGAGATGCGATTGAGTGTGCCTATCACGGATGGCAGATTAGCGGGGAAGGGGAATGTGTGGTGATTCCCTATCTGGAGTCTCATCAAAGGCTTCCTGCCTGCCGAGTAAGATCGTATCCGGTGCGGGAGCAGGATGGGTTTGTTTGGGTGTTTCCGGGGGATGTGGAGCGGGCGGAAGAGATTGCGCCAATGGGTTTGCCGGAGTGGGAGCATCTGAATTACATCGGGTCGGTGACGACGATCGAGTGTGAGGCGCATTTCTCGTTTTTGATTGAAAATCTGATGGATATGTATCACGGGCATTTGCATCAGAGCTATCAGGCTTGGGCTGACCCGCAGCTTCAGGAATTAACCCAAACGGACGATCGGGTGGATGTGCTGTATCAGGCGCAGAGCTATTACCGGATTGACAAAATTTGGTCGATTTCGCAGCTCTTTTTTCCGCAGCTACGGCGACTCCATCCAGAACCGCTGACGGTAAGCTATGTGTATCCGCACTGGGCTTCGGCGCTGGGAGAGGATTTTAAGATCTACTGTTTGTTTTGTCCGATCGGTTTAACCCATACTCGCGCTTATCTGCTTCATTTCACGTCGCTAAATGCGTTCCATCGGCTGCACAAGCTTCCGGTGCGGTTCCGGCGCTTTGTGAAGGACAGTCTGTTTGGTTCGGCGAAGGGATTACTGGATGGCTTGGTGCGTCAGGATGTGGAAATGCTGGAGGATGAGCAGCAGGCGTATCTAAGTTCGGTGCGAGATGGTCAGCGTCCGGTGCAGCCGCTTGAATTGAATCGGGCGTTGATGAGTGTGCAAAAGCTAATTCGGGTTCAAGGATTGAGGGATTGA
- a CDS encoding FAD-dependent oxidoreductase, whose amino-acid sequence MSSFSSITASRRTVLKLFGLGAGAGVLGYSRFTKPEPASYDRDTLALPQQLDQGRSVVVVGGGLAGLACAYELSQRGFQVTLLERAPQLGGKIASWTIEVGNESFQMEHGFHGFFPQYYNLNGLVSELDLKQNFRSLNFYAVMYRDRYKPEIFRPSHSAFPWNIVDLAMSSRNSLKWGLNLTKPEHWQVFREITGFHAQRSYDRLDQLSVAEWVAADFPRGLFDLYFLPFAKSSLNAPDVLSAAELMQFFHFYFFGNPEGLAFNGTTQDMGRSLVEPIAEAIRSKGGKILTQVQVSNVDWQDGKIGSIAYLSNTVDQAGVGRSATEHGTAPFWVAANPVLNEASENGVRYYGAGDAVYVTQENSKKAISLTCTHQGCTVQREENGEFHCPCHGAMFDAQGRVVRGPAQRDLAQFAVRQEEGDRIQIAAVSGGGTIAETTLQADYYVFATDVPGVQQIFRNVTGEVEPIVQGQIASLAVADPFAVARFWFDRTFPWEQSDFTSLSGYQLTDSITLYHRIQQDYIDWSNRTGGSVVELHAYCYKEKEFPTQAALLAMFEQELYEIVPDLKAATLLHRELVNQKNFSGYPPGSYADRPATASGVENLLFAGDWVKMPFPCGLMERAVSSGLLAANEILKREGLQRRVLHTVKPTGVLSILS is encoded by the coding sequence ATGAGTTCTTTTTCTTCGATAACTGCCTCCCGTCGAACGGTGCTGAAGCTGTTTGGTCTGGGAGCGGGGGCTGGGGTTTTGGGCTATTCGCGCTTTACGAAGCCGGAGCCTGCATCGTATGACCGGGATACGCTGGCATTACCGCAGCAGCTCGACCAGGGGCGGAGTGTGGTGGTGGTGGGGGGTGGATTGGCTGGGCTTGCCTGTGCCTATGAACTCAGTCAGCGAGGATTCCAGGTCACTTTGCTGGAACGTGCCCCGCAGTTGGGCGGCAAGATTGCCAGCTGGACGATCGAAGTGGGGAATGAGTCGTTTCAGATGGAGCATGGGTTCCACGGCTTTTTCCCGCAGTATTACAACCTGAACGGGCTAGTGTCGGAACTGGATCTGAAGCAGAATTTTCGATCGCTGAATTTCTATGCGGTGATGTATCGCGATCGCTATAAGCCGGAAATCTTTCGACCGAGCCATTCGGCGTTCCCGTGGAACATTGTGGATCTGGCGATGTCGTCGCGGAATTCGCTCAAGTGGGGGCTGAATCTGACGAAGCCGGAACACTGGCAGGTTTTTCGGGAGATCACGGGATTCCATGCTCAGCGCAGCTACGATCGGCTGGATCAGCTCTCGGTGGCGGAGTGGGTGGCGGCGGATTTTCCCAGAGGACTGTTTGACCTGTATTTTCTGCCGTTTGCGAAGTCGAGTTTGAATGCGCCGGATGTGCTGAGTGCGGCGGAGCTGATGCAGTTCTTTCACTTCTATTTCTTTGGTAACCCGGAGGGACTGGCGTTTAACGGCACGACGCAGGATATGGGTCGCAGTCTGGTGGAGCCGATCGCAGAGGCAATTCGATCGAAGGGCGGCAAGATCCTGACGCAGGTGCAGGTGAGCAATGTGGACTGGCAGGACGGGAAGATTGGGTCGATCGCTTATTTGTCTAATACTGTGGATCAGGCTGGTGTGGGACGATCTGCTACGGAACATGGAACAGCCCCTTTCTGGGTGGCGGCAAATCCGGTGCTGAATGAAGCCTCTGAAAATGGGGTGCGGTACTACGGGGCAGGGGACGCGGTGTATGTGACGCAGGAGAATTCCAAGAAAGCGATTTCTCTGACCTGTACGCATCAGGGCTGTACGGTGCAGCGGGAGGAAAATGGAGAGTTTCACTGTCCCTGTCATGGCGCGATGTTTGATGCCCAGGGGCGGGTGGTGCGAGGTCCGGCTCAGCGGGATCTAGCGCAGTTTGCAGTTCGGCAAGAAGAGGGCGACCGGATTCAAATTGCGGCGGTTTCGGGTGGGGGGACGATCGCGGAAACCACTTTGCAGGCGGACTACTATGTATTTGCGACGGATGTGCCGGGGGTGCAGCAGATTTTCCGCAATGTGACGGGGGAGGTTGAGCCGATCGTTCAGGGACAGATTGCGAGCTTGGCGGTGGCTGATCCGTTTGCGGTGGCGCGGTTCTGGTTCGATCGGACGTTTCCGTGGGAGCAGAGCGATTTTACGTCGCTGTCAGGCTATCAATTGACGGATAGTATTACGCTGTATCACCGGATTCAGCAGGATTATATTGACTGGTCGAATCGGACGGGTGGGAGTGTGGTGGAGCTGCACGCCTACTGCTACAAGGAGAAGGAATTTCCGACGCAGGCGGCTCTGCTGGCGATGTTTGAGCAGGAGCTTTATGAAATTGTGCCGGACTTGAAGGCGGCGACGCTGCTGCACCGGGAACTGGTGAACCAGAAGAATTTTTCGGGCTATCCGCCGGGGAGCTATGCCGATCGTCCTGCAACGGCTTCAGGGGTGGAAAATCTTCTGTTTGCAGGGGATTGGGTGAAGATGCCGTTTCCCTGTGGGTTGATGGAGCGGGCGGTAAGTAGCGGTCTGCTGGCAGCTAATGAAATCCTGAAGCGGGAGGGCTTACAGCGGCGGGTGCTGCATACGGTGAAGCCGACGGGCGTGCTGTCGATTCTGAGTTAG
- a CDS encoding DUF4385 domain-containing protein, with product MSDFDDSLDYQSIDFREHPELYRIGRGEQGVLTVEPYKSEILPHWKFKTPEIARQSADTIYQIFLDYKSQDDFVGMDMARKFLQMGYTRSRRYANHKSGRKYAEDGKTVLPREEDPVKAESARIFYEKWQLAKNDPDYLSLADRHRRLFEEDKEENS from the coding sequence ATGAGTGATTTTGACGATTCCCTCGACTATCAATCGATCGACTTCCGAGAACATCCAGAACTTTATCGCATTGGGCGAGGTGAACAGGGTGTTCTTACGGTAGAACCCTACAAAAGCGAAATCCTGCCCCACTGGAAATTCAAAACCCCAGAGATTGCCCGTCAGTCTGCCGATACCATCTATCAAATCTTCCTCGACTACAAATCCCAGGATGATTTCGTCGGCATGGACATGGCAAGAAAATTTTTGCAGATGGGCTACACGCGATCGCGCCGCTACGCTAACCACAAATCCGGACGTAAATACGCCGAAGACGGCAAAACCGTTCTGCCCCGCGAAGAAGATCCCGTGAAAGCCGAATCCGCCCGCATCTTCTACGAAAAGTGGCAGCTTGCCAAAAACGATCCCGATTACCTCAGCCTTGCCGATCGACACCGCAGACTTTTTGAAGAAGACAAAGAAGAAAACAGCTAG
- a CDS encoding beta strand repeat-containing protein: protein MATFTGSPLTGFFKGTDEPDRFLGEISLSSTITSLSEAGIRNAAIEALAGEDTIEGTATVTASTAEAYGIAQSSLDSGRGNDTVIGTGNAAASNATTSSTEGATANGFGVFQTAIETGNGNDTLTFIGNATASNARRTVANGYGVAQSSIAAGDGNDSFVLEGKGVGVVGGGGSGSGYGLSDGSVRAGSGNNTIAITGRGEGFGNPGERGVGYGISSSSVTSSDGNDTIAIRGQGTGFNFAFGIGYGISSGSVETGRGADTITIAGEGRGAGSFPGPANGYGITNSSIDSGSDNDTITIQGTANGLTFAGSSDLPSSYGILNGFVKGGDGNDTIAILSQATGFGGRFGTGSATSYGIDQGSIEGNSGEDTLTITAEAQGGGFAGGTGVSYSIKNASVSAGEGNDTITLLGRATISSSFVGDAIATGFGSFQSDVRGGSGNDTITLTAEASSDSSSSPLLGQNTATSYGILSGTVSGNDGNDTLSISSSSLSSSRSTSTQSTAYGLSEGTIAGGNGNDTITLTTEASLNLLSAADADSIAYGVSNGSIKGGDGNDTITIASSSIVAGTAFSPISSTSYGLFQSSIEGNEGDDTITIAATLTSNTESPIESTAYGISQSTVSGGSGNDIINISGINLDIQDSLILGGAGDDTLNIGTGQGTIDGGTGVDRLIIDYFQLDPITQKPTNLTLSTTRDGDLILHGTTAPTPAAKKLKSPNPTQKSIASRMPNISSHSSSGAKPQTIGTGTIAVWFSSWAVIRSFPSSSANGWA, encoded by the coding sequence ATGGCAACCTTTACCGGATCGCCCTTAACGGGATTTTTCAAAGGAACCGACGAACCCGATCGTTTTTTAGGAGAAATCAGCCTCTCCAGCACAATTACCAGTCTCTCTGAAGCCGGAATCCGCAATGCCGCGATCGAAGCATTAGCCGGAGAAGACACGATCGAAGGAACGGCAACCGTCACCGCCAGCACCGCCGAGGCATACGGCATCGCCCAATCCTCACTAGACAGCGGCAGAGGAAATGATACCGTCATCGGCACAGGAAATGCCGCAGCAAGCAACGCTACAACGAGCAGTACAGAAGGGGCAACCGCAAACGGCTTTGGCGTATTTCAAACCGCGATCGAGACAGGCAACGGCAACGACACGCTAACCTTCATCGGCAACGCAACCGCCAGCAACGCCAGGAGGACTGTAGCAAACGGGTATGGGGTCGCCCAATCCTCCATAGCAGCAGGGGATGGCAATGATTCCTTCGTCCTTGAAGGTAAAGGGGTTGGGGTCGTTGGGGGCGGCGGCAGCGGCAGCGGGTATGGACTCTCAGACGGCTCTGTGCGGGCAGGCAGCGGCAACAACACGATCGCCATCACGGGCAGGGGGGAAGGATTCGGCAATCCGGGCGAACGGGGAGTCGGGTACGGCATTTCCAGCAGTTCAGTCACGAGCAGCGACGGCAACGATACGATCGCCATTCGAGGTCAGGGAACAGGCTTCAATTTTGCCTTTGGCATCGGCTACGGCATCTCCAGCGGATCAGTCGAAACCGGACGAGGAGCAGACACCATCACGATTGCCGGAGAAGGCAGAGGAGCAGGAAGCTTTCCCGGGCCTGCCAATGGCTATGGGATTACCAATAGCTCGATCGACTCCGGCAGCGACAACGACACCATCACCATTCAGGGAACTGCCAACGGCTTAACCTTCGCAGGCAGCAGCGATTTACCCAGCAGCTACGGGATATTAAATGGATTTGTAAAGGGCGGCGATGGCAACGATACGATCGCAATCCTCAGTCAGGCAACAGGCTTTGGCGGTCGCTTTGGAACGGGTTCTGCAACAAGCTACGGCATTGATCAAGGATCGATCGAGGGAAATAGCGGGGAGGATACCCTCACCATTACCGCTGAGGCTCAGGGTGGAGGCTTCGCGGGAGGAACAGGCGTTAGCTACAGCATCAAAAATGCATCGGTCAGCGCTGGAGAAGGAAACGACACCATCACCCTCCTGGGCAGAGCAACAATCAGTTCTTCGTTTGTCGGAGATGCGATCGCTACAGGATTTGGCTCTTTTCAGTCAGACGTTAGGGGCGGCAGTGGGAACGACACCATTACCCTCACCGCAGAAGCCTCATCAGATTCCAGCAGTTCCCCCCTGCTCGGACAAAACACTGCCACCAGCTACGGCATTCTCTCCGGAACCGTAAGCGGCAATGACGGCAACGATACCCTCTCTATCTCCAGCAGCAGCCTGAGCAGTAGCAGGAGTACTTCAACGCAAAGTACCGCTTATGGCTTGTCCGAAGGAACGATCGCAGGCGGCAACGGCAACGACACCATCACCCTCACCACAGAAGCCTCCCTCAACCTTCTCAGCGCAGCAGACGCAGACAGCATTGCCTACGGCGTTTCAAATGGCTCAATCAAAGGGGGCGACGGCAACGACACCATCACGATCGCCAGCAGCAGCATTGTCGCAGGAACCGCCTTCTCACCCATCAGCAGCACCAGCTACGGACTCTTCCAATCCTCCATCGAGGGAAACGAAGGAGACGACACCATCACGATCGCCGCAACCCTGACCTCCAACACCGAAAGCCCGATCGAAAGCACAGCCTACGGCATCTCCCAATCCACCGTCAGCGGCGGCAGCGGCAACGACATCATTAATATCTCCGGCATCAACCTCGACATCCAGGACAGCCTCATCCTCGGCGGCGCAGGAGACGACACCCTCAACATCGGCACCGGACAGGGAACCATCGACGGCGGCACCGGAGTCGATCGCCTCATCATCGACTATTTCCAACTCGACCCCATCACCCAAAAACCCACCAACCTCACCCTCAGCACCACTCGCGACGGCGACCTCATCCTCCACGGCACCACCGCCCCAACGCCAGCGGCAAAGAAGTTGAAATCGCCCAATCCTACCCAGAAATCGATCGCGTCCAGGATGCCAAACATTTCTTCCCATTCCTCCTCTGGGGCAAAACCGCAGACCATTGGGACTGGCACGATCGCGGTGTGGTTCTCTTCCTGGGCGGTGATCAGGTCTTTCCCGTCATCATCGGCAAACGGCTGGGCTTAA